A genomic stretch from Desulfohalobium retbaense DSM 5692 includes:
- a CDS encoding sigma-54-dependent Fis family transcriptional regulator, giving the protein MTECMPFLNTLKQVLSELDPQSPLQTGLQRLLDIIAANHGYERLSLAIFDPQTATLQFHLNYGDDAAADVRYAPGQGISGQVLASGSPSIIPRMADNPEFLNRAFGRPPDELAACAFICVPILLPSSAEEGKSQETIGVLSADLATAPKEKLEEHCRFLETLAGIIARQAAHLQDELARREQWQRLGLLHQDGDLLQVDTEEIIAFSKTMGMVLQQIYQVAPSRATVLLRGESGTGKELLAEAIHRASPRRDKPCIKLNCAALPADLLESELFGHEKGAFTGAVSAKKGRFEMAHEGTLFLDEIGELSAEAQAKLLRAIQEGEIQRLGSERPIKVDVRLVCATHRPLEMLLEDGSFREDLYYRINVFPVFIPSLRERRDDIIPLTEHFLSYFAREYQKSIKRVSSPAIDLLVQYHWPGNVRELRNCIERAVLLCNEDVIRTYHLPPSLQTAESSATDTDLSFGEAVARFEQELLVEALKKTKGNMLQAARNLRASYRIINYKVKKYGIDVKRISGKK; this is encoded by the coding sequence ATGACCGAGTGCATGCCGTTTCTCAATACCCTCAAGCAGGTTTTGAGCGAACTCGATCCCCAAAGCCCGTTGCAAACCGGTTTGCAACGGCTTTTGGATATCATTGCCGCCAACCACGGGTACGAACGGCTCTCTCTGGCCATCTTCGACCCCCAGACCGCAACCCTGCAATTCCATCTCAACTACGGAGACGACGCAGCTGCGGACGTGCGCTACGCTCCGGGCCAGGGTATTTCCGGCCAGGTACTGGCCTCGGGGTCACCGTCTATTATTCCGCGCATGGCGGACAACCCCGAATTCCTGAACCGCGCCTTTGGCCGTCCTCCGGACGAACTGGCCGCGTGCGCCTTTATCTGTGTGCCCATTTTGTTGCCAAGCTCTGCCGAAGAGGGCAAAAGCCAGGAGACCATCGGTGTCTTGAGCGCTGACCTGGCCACCGCTCCCAAGGAAAAGCTCGAAGAGCACTGCCGGTTTCTGGAAACCTTGGCCGGGATTATCGCCCGGCAGGCCGCCCATCTCCAGGACGAACTCGCCCGGCGCGAACAATGGCAACGCCTCGGACTTTTGCACCAGGACGGCGATTTGCTCCAGGTCGACACCGAAGAGATCATCGCCTTCTCCAAGACCATGGGCATGGTCCTGCAACAGATCTATCAGGTCGCACCGAGCCGGGCCACGGTCTTACTGCGCGGCGAATCCGGGACCGGGAAAGAACTCCTGGCTGAGGCCATCCACCGCGCCAGCCCCCGCCGTGACAAGCCCTGCATCAAGCTCAACTGCGCTGCGCTTCCTGCAGACCTGTTGGAAAGCGAATTGTTCGGTCACGAAAAAGGGGCCTTTACCGGGGCGGTCAGCGCCAAAAAAGGCCGCTTTGAAATGGCCCATGAAGGGACGCTTTTTCTGGATGAGATCGGCGAGCTCAGTGCCGAGGCCCAGGCCAAACTCCTGCGGGCCATCCAGGAGGGCGAAATCCAGCGCCTGGGCAGCGAACGCCCCATCAAGGTCGATGTCCGCCTCGTTTGCGCCACCCACCGTCCTCTGGAAATGCTCCTTGAAGATGGCAGCTTTCGCGAGGATCTGTATTACCGGATCAATGTTTTTCCGGTTTTCATCCCCTCCCTGCGCGAGCGCCGCGACGATATCATCCCTTTGACCGAACATTTCCTGTCCTATTTCGCCCGGGAGTACCAAAAAAGTATCAAGCGGGTCTCCTCACCGGCTATCGATCTCCTCGTCCAATACCATTGGCCGGGAAACGTCAGGGAATTGCGCAACTGCATTGAACGCGCTGTTTTGTTATGCAACGAAGATGTTATCCGGACCTACCATCTGCCGCCGTCATTGCAGACCGCTGAGAGTTCGGCCACGGACACCGATCTCTCCTTCGGCGAGGCTGTGGCCCGTTTCGAACAGGAACTCCTGGTCGAGGCGCTGAAAAAAACCAAAGGAAATATGCTCCAGGCGGCCCGCAATCTGCGCGCCAGCTACCGGATCATCAATTACAAGGTCAAAAAATACGGGATCGACGTCAAACGGATCTCAGGAAAAAAATAA
- a CDS encoding indolepyruvate oxidoreductase subunit beta, which translates to MDKARIFLAGVGGQGTLTATTLLARTALDEGAPVTSGEIHGMAQRGGVVESTVLIGGYASPRIDHGEADILLGFEPLETLRALPYLHETGTIFSNQDILPPPGVALGREQYPETADMETKIRACADTVTFLPCFALARQAGSVLTANMVLLGALFGAGVLPFGFDALERSIRSYLKPAIVDINIAAAHLGRQAGAA; encoded by the coding sequence ATGGATAAGGCACGTATATTTCTGGCTGGAGTCGGCGGGCAGGGAACCTTGACGGCCACGACCCTTTTGGCCCGCACCGCCCTGGACGAGGGCGCCCCTGTCACTTCGGGAGAGATCCACGGCATGGCTCAGCGCGGGGGCGTAGTTGAATCCACCGTGCTTATCGGAGGCTATGCCAGTCCGCGTATCGATCACGGCGAAGCCGACATTTTGCTCGGTTTCGAACCCCTCGAGACCTTACGGGCCTTGCCGTATCTCCACGAGACAGGCACCATTTTCTCCAATCAAGACATCCTTCCGCCGCCCGGAGTGGCGCTGGGCCGGGAACAGTATCCGGAAACCGCGGATATGGAGACCAAAATCCGCGCTTGTGCAGACACGGTAACCTTTTTGCCCTGTTTTGCGCTGGCACGACAGGCTGGCAGTGTTTTGACGGCGAACATGGTCCTTCTTGGCGCCCTTTTTGGGGCCGGGGTGCTCCCCTTTGGTTTCGACGCCCTGGAACGGAGTATCCGGTCCTACCTCAAACCTGCCATTGTGGACATCAACATCGCTGCCGCGCACCTCGGGCGCCAAGCAGGGGCGGCCTGA
- the iorA gene encoding indolepyruvate ferredoxin oxidoreductase subunit alpha translates to MPHPLLADAPGTTHLLLGNEAIARGALEAGVGCVTCYPGTPSSEVPDTLFRVSPEGNFHFEYSVNEKVALEVGGGAALGGVPTLVTMKHVGVNVAADPLMTLAYIGTPGGLVLLSADDPGCHSSQNEQDNRAYARLAGMPCFEPSTAQEAKDMTRDALLLSAKWQQPVMLRTTTRVNHLRGPVRFDALPPAKRTGQFEKNPMRFVPIPAVARDRHPKLLHQLASIEEEIQNQEWNTVSGQGPVGIIASSICRAYVQDALLDMPQADQFSLLELKVSYPLPQHQLLEFIQGRDKVVVVEELEPFVESAIREMAQRHQLDLEIIGKSEFLPRCGEFSTRTVAHALAQAVAGTPPSAPACQGQEGLPNRPPNLCAGCSHRATYYAVRQVFGDEAIYSSDIGCYTLGILPPLKAADFLFCMGSSVSGGSGMAAATGRDVVAFIGDSTFFHSGITGLVNAVYNDHDILVVVLDNRTTAMTGHQPHPGVDQTALGENANKVDIEQIVRGCGVSQIKTVKPFNHKATLEALQELKAMSGVRVLIAKDPCALFAKRVLKKKAPQVAYVAQQGQEVLQCAEQVACPAFTISEGQVTISEDQCTGCMLCVQICPDIKARKRSDNG, encoded by the coding sequence ATGCCACATCCTTTGCTTGCCGATGCCCCGGGAACAACGCACCTCTTGCTGGGTAACGAGGCCATAGCCCGCGGCGCCCTCGAGGCCGGTGTTGGTTGTGTGACCTGTTATCCCGGCACCCCATCCTCTGAAGTCCCGGACACTTTGTTCAGGGTCTCTCCAGAGGGGAACTTCCACTTTGAATATTCAGTCAACGAAAAAGTGGCCTTGGAAGTCGGCGGAGGGGCTGCCCTGGGAGGCGTCCCCACTCTGGTGACCATGAAACATGTCGGGGTCAATGTGGCCGCCGATCCCTTGATGACCCTGGCCTATATCGGCACACCGGGAGGTCTGGTCCTGTTGAGCGCCGACGACCCGGGCTGCCACTCCAGCCAGAATGAGCAGGATAATCGGGCCTACGCCCGGCTGGCCGGGATGCCGTGCTTTGAACCGTCAACGGCTCAGGAAGCCAAAGACATGACCCGTGACGCCCTCCTGCTCTCGGCCAAATGGCAGCAGCCTGTTATGCTTCGAACGACCACCCGGGTGAACCACCTCCGGGGCCCTGTGCGCTTCGACGCGTTGCCGCCCGCCAAACGGACCGGCCAATTTGAAAAAAATCCCATGCGCTTTGTGCCCATTCCAGCTGTGGCTCGGGACAGGCACCCGAAGCTATTGCACCAACTCGCCTCCATCGAAGAGGAAATCCAGAATCAAGAGTGGAATACGGTTTCCGGGCAAGGCCCTGTGGGCATCATCGCCAGCAGCATCTGCCGTGCCTATGTCCAGGACGCCTTGCTGGACATGCCTCAGGCCGACCAGTTCAGCCTGCTGGAACTCAAGGTCAGCTATCCTCTGCCCCAGCACCAGCTCCTGGAATTCATTCAGGGACGTGACAAGGTAGTTGTCGTCGAGGAACTGGAACCTTTTGTGGAAAGCGCCATTCGGGAAATGGCCCAACGCCATCAGCTGGATCTGGAAATCATCGGGAAAAGCGAGTTCCTGCCGCGTTGCGGGGAATTTTCCACCAGGACAGTCGCTCACGCCCTGGCCCAGGCAGTGGCAGGCACCCCGCCCTCTGCACCGGCCTGCCAAGGCCAGGAAGGACTTCCCAATCGACCGCCCAACCTGTGCGCCGGGTGTTCCCACCGGGCAACCTATTACGCCGTGCGCCAGGTTTTCGGTGACGAGGCTATTTATTCCTCAGATATCGGCTGCTACACCCTGGGCATCCTGCCCCCGCTCAAGGCTGCGGACTTTTTGTTCTGCATGGGATCTTCGGTTTCCGGAGGGTCCGGCATGGCCGCGGCCACGGGGCGGGACGTTGTCGCTTTCATCGGCGACTCCACGTTCTTCCACTCCGGCATTACCGGATTGGTCAATGCGGTCTATAACGACCACGACATCCTGGTTGTGGTCCTCGACAACCGTACCACAGCCATGACCGGCCACCAGCCCCACCCAGGGGTTGACCAGACCGCTCTTGGCGAAAATGCAAACAAAGTGGACATTGAGCAGATCGTCCGTGGTTGCGGTGTCAGTCAGATCAAGACTGTCAAACCGTTCAACCACAAGGCCACTCTTGAGGCATTGCAGGAACTCAAGGCCATGTCGGGTGTCCGAGTGCTCATCGCCAAGGATCCATGTGCGCTTTTTGCCAAACGAGTGCTGAAGAAAAAGGCCCCGCAAGTGGCGTATGTAGCCCAACAGGGTCAGGAAGTGCTCCAGTGCGCCGAACAAGTGGCCTGTCCCGCCTTCACCATCTCCGAAGGACAGGTGACCATCAGCGAAGACCAGTGCACGGGGTGCATGCTCTGCGTTCAGATTTGCCCTGATATCAAAGCTCGGAAAAGGAGCGATAATGGATAA